The following proteins are encoded in a genomic region of Canis lupus familiaris isolate Mischka breed German Shepherd chromosome 6, alternate assembly UU_Cfam_GSD_1.0, whole genome shotgun sequence:
- the FZD9 gene encoding frizzled-9, with translation MAVPPLRRALLLWQLLAAGGAALEIGRFDPERGRGPAPCQAVEIPMCRGIGYNLTRMPNLLGHTSQGEAAAELAEFAPLVQYGCHSHLRFFLCSLYAPMCTDQVSTPIPACRPMCEQARLRCAPIMEQFNFGWPESLDCARLPTRNDPHALCMEAPENATAGPAEPHKGLGMLPVAPRPARPPGDPASGPGGGGGGGTCENPEKFQYVEKSRSCAPRCGPGVEVFWSRRDKDFALVWMAVWSALCFFSTAFTVLTFLLEPHRFQYPERPIIFLSMCYNVYSLAFLIRAVAGAQSVACDQEAGALYVIQEGLENTGCTLVFLLLYYFGMASSLWWVVLTLTWFLAAGKKWGHEAIEAHGSYFHMAAWGLPALKTIVILTLRKVAGDELTGLCYVASMDAAALTGFVLVPLSCYLVLGTSFLLTGFVALFHIRKIMKTGGTNTEKLEKLMVKIGVFSILYTVPATCVIVCYVYERLNMDFWRLRATEQPCLAATVPGGRRDCSLPGGSVPTVAVFMLKIFMSLVVGITSGVWVWSSKTFQTWQSLCHRKMAAGRARAKACRASGGYGRGTHCHYKAPTVVLHMTKTDPSLENPTHL, from the coding sequence ATGGCCGTGCCGCCGCTGCGCCGGGCGCTGCTGCTGTGGCAGCTgctggcggcgggcggcgcggcgctGGAGATCGGCCGTTTCGACCCGGAGCGCGGGCGCGGGCCGGCGCCCTGCCAGGCGGTGGAGATCCCCATGTGCCGCGGCATCGGCTACAACCTGACCCGCATGCCCAACCTGCTGGGCCACACGTCGCAGGGTGAGGCGGCCGCGGAGCTGGCCGAGTTCGCGCCGCTCGTGCAGTACGGCTGCCACAGCCACCTGCGCTTCTTCCTGTGCTCGCTGTACGCGCCCATGTGCACCGACCAGGTCTCGACGCCCATCCCCGCCTGCCGGCCCATGTGCGAGCAGGCGCGCCTGCGCTGCGCGCCCATCATGGAGCAGTTCAACTTCGGCTGGCCCGAGTCGCTCGACTGCGCCCGGCTGCCCACGCGCAACGACCCGCACGCGCTCTGCATGGAGGCGCCCGAGAACGCCACGGCCGGCCCCGCCGAGCCGCACAAGGGCCTGGGCATGCTGCCCGTGGCGCCCCGGCCCGCGCGGCCGCCCGGCGACCCTGCCtcgggcccgggcggcggcggcgggggcggcacCTGCGAGAACCCAGAGAAGTTCCAGTACGTGGAGAAGAGCCGCTCGTGCGCGCCGCGCTGCGGGCCCGGCGTCGAGGTGTTCTGGTCGCGGCGCGACAAGGACTTCGCGCTCGTCTGGATGGCCGTGTGGTCGGCGCTGTGCTTCTTCTCCACGGCCTTCACAGTGCTCACCTTCCTGCTGGAGCCCCACCGCTTCCAGTACCCCGAGCGCCCCATCATCTTCCTGTCCATGTGCTACAACGTCTACTCGCTGGCCTTCCTCATCCGCGCCGTGGCGGGCGCCCAGAGCGTGGCCTGCGACCAGGAGGCGGGCGCGCTCTACGTGATCCAGGAGGGGCTGGAGAACACGGGCTGCACCCTGGTCTTCCTGTTGCTCTACTACTTCGGCATGGCCAGCTCGCTGTGGTGGGTGGTGCTGACCCTCACCTGGTTCCTGGCGGCGGGCAAGAAGTGGGGCCACGAGGCCATAGAGGCCCACGGCAGCTACTTCCACATGGCGGCCTGGGGCCTGCCGGCCCTCAAGACCATCGTGATCCTGACGCTGCGCAAGGTGGCGGGGGACGAGCTGACCGGGCTGTGCTATGTGGCCAGCATGGATGCGGCCGCGCTCACGGGCTTCGTGCTGGTGCCCCTCTCCTGCTACCTGGTGCTGGGCACCAGCTTCCTCCTGACCGGCTTCGTGGCCCTCTTCCACATCCGCAAGATCATGAAGACAGGTGGCACCAACACGGAGAAGCTGGAGAAGCTCATGGTCAAGATCGGGGTCTTCTCCATCCTCTACACGGTGCCTGCCACCTGCGTCATTGTGTGCTACGTCTATGAACGCCTCAACATGGACTTCTGGCGCCTTCGGGCCACAGAGCAGCCCTGCCTGGCAGCCACGGTGCCCGGGGGCCGGAGGGACTGCTCGCTCCCGGGGGGCTCGGTGCCCACCGTGGCCGTCTTTATGCTTAAGATCTTCATGTCGCTGGTGGTGGGGATCACCAGCGGCGTCTGGGTTTGGAGCTCCAAGACTTTCCAGACCTGGCAGAGCTTGTGCCACCGCAAGATGGCAGCCGGCCGGGCCCGGGCAAAGGCCTGCCGGGCTTCCGGGGGCTATGGCCGTGGCACCCACTGCCACTACAAGGCCCCCACCGTGGTCTTGCACATGACTAAGACGGACCCTTCTCTGGAGAACCCCACGCACCTCTAG